One window of the Dermacentor andersoni chromosome 10, qqDerAnde1_hic_scaffold, whole genome shotgun sequence genome contains the following:
- the LOC126544084 gene encoding transmembrane protein 80-like, with amino-acid sequence MLILFTAASHRASHIVARMASAPDGDEILSSLPYQVLLVFGGWFYVLFAAVELFLLLFKGLSFPYPSGNMASEVCLLAFLTVIESVRISLGKRGNLTERSPCLALSVVLTVPAVLGALYFLLWQTYVLRLDWVLAAGQVVLQALQTLLAVTTMVATK; translated from the exons ATGCTCATTTTGTTTACAGCAGCCTCGCATCGTGCCTCGCACATCGTGGCACGCATGGCGAGCG CTCCGGACGGCGATGAAATC CTCTCATCGTTGCCATACCAAGTGCTGTTGGTGTTTGGCGGTTGGTTCTATGTCCTGTTTGCAGCCGTGGAGCTGTTCCTGCTGCTTTTCAAAG GGCTGAGCTTTCCTTACCCAAGCGGCAACATGGCCTCCGAGGTGTGCCTGCTGGCCTTCCTGACGGTCATCGAGAGCGTCCGCATCAGCCTAG GCAAGCGGGGAAACCTGACGGAACGCAGCCCATGCCTGGCCCTCTCGGTGGTGCTGACGGTGCCGGCGGTACTCGGGGCACTCTACTTCCTGCTGTGGCAGACGTACGTGCTGCGGCTGGACTGGGTTCTGGCGGCAGGGCAGGTGGTGCTGCAGGCGCTTCAGACGCTGTTAGCCGTCACCACCATGGTGGCCACCAAGTGA